DNA sequence from the Tenacibaculum mesophilum genome:
AGGAAAATTAGTTTCTTTTTCTGCGGAAGAATGTCAGTTTGGATACCGTAATTCCATATTTAAAAACGAAGCCAAAGGGAAATATGTGTTAACTTCAGTAAGTTTTCAACTCACTAAAAACAATCACAAACTTAATACTTCCTACGGAGCTATTGAGTCTGAGTTAGCTTCAAAAGATATTACAAATCCAACTATAAAAGATATTTCTGATGCTGTAATCGCCATACGTCAATCAAAATTACCAGATCCAAAAGAAATAGGAAACAGTGGTAGTTTCTTTAAAAATCCAGTAATTTCAAGAGAACATTTTGAAAAACTTCAGAAAAAGTATCCTAATACTCCTAGTTATGTTATTTCTGATACTGAAATTAAAGTACCAGCTGGTTGGTTAATTGAACAAAGTGGATTTAAAGGAAAGCGTTTTGGCGACTATGGAGTCCACGAAAAGCAAGCCTTAGTCTTAGTAAATTACGGAAATGCAAAGGGAAATGAAATTTATGAATTGGCACAAAATATTCAACACACTATCAAAGAAAAGTTTAATATTAACCTAGAAATAGAGGTAAACATTATTTTATAAAATTACAATTAATTCTAACATTTTAGCCATACTTCAATTTCATTAGTATAAATTTATTTAATTTCATACAAAAAAATATGAAGTTCGTATCTTTGCAGTACAAAACAATACATCATGAAATTAATTTTTGTTACCATAGGATTATTAGCGTTAGCATTTGCTGGAATTGCCATTAAAATTTGGGCAAAAAAAGACGGAGAGTTTGCTGGTACTTGTGCTAGCCAAAACCCGATGTTAAATGAGAGTGGTGAAGCTTGTGGATTTTGTGGTAAAACTCCAGACCAGTTTGATACTTGTAGTGAACCTCAACATAATTATTAAACAAGTACCAATTAACTAATCTTTTTTAGAATTTATCACTTTACCCTTCTCTCTTACAGCAGCTACTATTTTGCAAAAGGAAGTAAAAAAATCTATGTTTAGATGTTATATCGTTCAAGATATTACTCTTCCATAACTAGAGTTACTTAGTTTTTTATAGCTGGTATACTTGGTATTTACCGAATATCGCTATAAATTAGTATATTTATATCAAATCAAATTTTGAAACCCAAGCATTGGACATAAATCAGGAAAAAGTATTTCACCACATTCAACAAGCTAAAAAAGGAAATCAAATATCTTTTAATTATTTATTAGATACTTTCTGGGGGAGCGTGTATGCTTTTCAGCTGAAAAAAACCAAAAATGATAATGATGCTGAAGATATTACTATTCAGACTTTTTCTAAGGCCTTTGATAGAATTGAAACTTTTGATGAAAACTATCAATTCAAAACTTGGTTAATTACAATTTCAAAAAACGTATACATCGATTCTCTTCGAAAGAAAAAATCTACCATATATACACAAACAACTGAAGAACAAGAAAAAGAAGTGTATGCTGTTGTTGATGACGCTCCTTCTCCTGAAGACAAAATTATTACTGAACAAAACTTAGCGAAACTTCTAAAAGACATTAAAAAATTAAAACCAAAATATCAAGATGTCATCAACCTTCGGTATTTTCAAGAATTAAGTTATAAAGAAATTTCTGAGCAAATTGGGGAACCGATAAATAATGTAAAAGTAAAATTATTACGTGCAAAAAAATTATTAGCTGAAATAATAAAGAAATCATAAATTGCAAAACCATAAAAATCAAAACTTTATGATTTTACAGTTTAATGCAATAAGAAAATATCTACATAAAAAAGAATTTCAACCAAAAAGAGAAGAAAAAAAGCATCTGAAAACTTTGTTTGAAAAGTTAAAAGATGGTGACTATTTAAACTTTTAAGCTCTCTTTTTCATGAAAAAATCTCTCTTAAACCTATTAGGCCCTGGACTATTATTTGCTGGTGCTGCCATAGGTGTTTCCCATTTAGTACAATCAACTAGAGCTGGTGCCGATTTTGGCTTTGGTTTACTATGGGCTTTACTCCTAGTACACATTATCAAATATCCTTTTTTTCAATTTGGCCCTCGATATGCTACAGCAACAGGCGAAACGCTTTTAGATGGTTATAAAAAACTTGGTAAAGGAGTTTTAATCAGCTATTTCATATTAAATATTGCAACTATGTTTACCATTCAAGCTGCAGTAACTATTGTTACAGCCAGTTTAGCTTCTAATATTTTTGGTATTTCACTTGATTTAGTAGCGTGGTCTGTATTAATTATGTTCATTAGTATTGTTTTACTAGGCATAGGGAAATACAAATTTTTAGATAACTTAATGAAGTATATTATTGCTATTTTAACCATTAGCACTATAATAGCCGTAAACATTGCCCTATTTAAAACTGACAAGGGTTTTAGCTTTCAACAAATAATACCTAGCGGAACAGCTCAAGTAACCTTTTTAATTGCTTTCTTAGGATGGATGCCCGCTCCGTTGGATATTTCTATTTGGCATTCTTTATGGTCGGTAGAAAAAGACAAAACTACTTTTGTAAAAATAAAGCCTAAACAAGCCATTTTTGATTTTAATGTTGGCTATATTGGAGCCTTATTTTTAGGAGTTTGTTTCGTTATGTTAGGTGCTTTAGTTATGCATCAATCAGGAGAATCATTCTCTAGTAAAGGAACTATTTTTGCTTCTCAACTAATCAATTTATACACAAAAAACTTAGGAGAATTTTCTTCTGTATTTATTGGTATTGCAGCTTTTACAACTATGTTTAGTACTACCATTACAACATTAGATGCTTCACCAAGAGCTATGGAAAAATCTTCTTTTTTACTTTTTCCGAGAACAACAAGAACAATAAAATTAGGCTACTGGTTTTGGTTACTACTGTTAACGCTTGGAACCTCTGTTATTTTATATTGTTTTTTAAGTGATATGGTATTTCTTGTACGAATAGCCACAGTTTTATCTTTTTTAACAGCTCCGTTTTATGCTATTCTCAACTATATCTTAATTACTGGTAAGCATACGCCAAAAAAGTACAGACCAAATATTGGTTTACGCATTTTGAGTCTTATAGGTATTGTTTTTTTGTTCGGATTTAGTATTTGGTTTTTACTTAGTTTATAAATCTTTTCTTTGTAAATTTGCAGTTCAATTTTTATGGAATGGCAAACGAAACTGTAGCAACACCAGAAAGAACGAAAAAACCAAAATGGTTACGTGTAAAATTACCTGTAGGAAAAAAATACACGGAACTAAGAGGACTTGTTGATAAATATAAATTAAACACTATTTGTACCAGTGGAAGCTGTCCAAACATGGGTGAATGTTGGGGAGAAGGTACTGCTACCTTTATGATTTTAGGTAACATCTGTACACGTTCATGTGGGTTTTGTGGTGTTAAAACTGGACGTCCAGACACCGTTGAATGGGATGAACCTGAAAAAGTAGCTCGTTCTATTAAATTAATGAATATTAAACATGCGGTAATTACCTCTGTTGACCGTGATGATTTAAAAGATGGAGGTTCTATTATTTGGTCTGAAACAGTACAGGCTATTCGTAGAGCTAATCCGAATACTACTTTAGAAACTCTTATTCCTGATTTTCAAGGAAACGAAAAATTAATAGACCGTATTATTGAAGTAGCTCCTGAAGTTGTTTCTCACAATATGGAAACGGTACGTCGCTTAACTCGTGAAGTTCGTATTCAAGCAAAATATGATCGTAGCTTGGGGGTTTTAAAATACCTAAAAGAAAACGGAATGCGTACTAAATCTGGAATTATGCTTGGTTTAGGCGAAACAGAAGATGAAGTAATACAAACCATGAAAGACTTACGTAATGTTGGATTGGATGTTATTACTATCGGTCAATATTTACAACCTAGTAAAAAACACTTACCTGTTAAGGAATTTATAACACCAGAACAATTCAAAAAATACGAAACATTAGGGTTAGAAATGGGCTTTATGTATGTAGAAAGTGGTGCCTTAGTACGTTCATCGTATAAAGCACACAAACACGCTAGCTAACCTTAAATTAAAATATCCTTAACTTTTTAACGGTTTAACGTTAAAAAAATGTCAAATAATTAAAAATTAAATAAAGTACCGCTTTTTATTTATAATTTTGGCACAGATATTGGAAACAACAATACCGTAAGCAAGTAACATTGTTTTCATTGTGTAAATTATTTGAATTAGTTGATTAACAAAGAAGCCCGCTCAAATTGAGTGGGCTTCCTGTTTTTATTCTCTTTAGAGATGCTAATTTTAAATAGCTCTAATTATATCATATTTTGTAATGATGTGGTGTTTTCCATTTTCTAAATCAACTAAAACTGCTTGATTTTCTTTGTTAATTAACTTAGATACCTCATCAATAGAAGCTGATTTTTTAACTGTAGGATATGTTCTTCCCATTACATCTTTAATAGGCTTTTCTGCTATATTTTTATCTTCTAAATAACTATATAATAATGCTGATTCATCTACTGAACCTACAAACCCATTTACATCTCTTACAGGAATCTGTGATATTTTAAATGCACGCATTCTTTCGATAGCATGCGATACTAATTCTTCTGTTTGAACAGTTACTAATGGTTTATCTATATGATCTTTAATTAAATCTTCAGCTGTAGTAATTTCTTCATCTAAGAATCCTCTATCACGCATCCAATCGTCATTAAACATTTTTCCTACATAACGGCTTCCATGATCGTGAAACAACACTACCACTACATCATCAGGTTTAAACTCGTCTTTTAACTGTAATAATCCTTTAATAGCTGAACCTGCTGAATTCCCTACAAAAATCCCTTCTTCCTTAGCTATTTTGCGTGTGTAAATAGCAGCATCTTTGTCAGTTACTTTTGTAAATCCATCAATTAAAGAAAAATCAACATTTTTAGGTAAAATATCTTCCCCAATTCCTTCCGTAATATATGGATAGATTTCATTTTCATCAAAGATACCAGTTTCGTGATATTTTTTAAATACGGAACCGTATGTATCTACTCCCCAAATTTTAATATTTGGATTCTTTTCTTTTAAAAACTTAGCAGTCCCTGAAACCGTTCCTCCTGTTCCTACTCCAACAACAAAATGTGTGATTTTACCATCGGTCTGTTCCCAAATTTCTGGTCCTGTTTGTTCATAATGTGCTTGTGCATTTGAAGGATTGTCATATTGATTTACATACCAAGAGTTTGGAGTTTCCTCCCCTAAACGCTTAGATACTGAATAATATGAACGAGGATCATCTGGTTCTACATTCGTAGGGCAAACAACTACCTCTGCTCCTACAGCACGCAGAATATCCATTTTTTCTTTTGATTGCTTATCTGAAATTACAAAAATACATTTGTACCCTTTTACAATAGCTGCTAATGCTAATCCCATTCCTGTATTTCCTGAAGTACCTTCAATAATAGTACCTCCTGGTTTTAAACGACCATCTGCTTCGGCATCTTCTATCATTTTAAGTGCCATACGGTCTTTTACAGAGTTTCCTGGATTAAACGTTTCTACTTTAGCTAATACTAAAGCATCTACTTCTTTTGTTACTGAGTTTAATTGAACTAAAGGTGTGTTACCAATAGTTTCTAATATATTTTTTGCGTACTTCATATCTTATTAATGTTATGCAAAACTAAGCAAATCGAATGGATTTTGAAGGGCGAATTTTTGTAATGATATATGAAGGTACTATCAACATTAAAAAGCAAAGTATTAGCGTACCTATGTTTAACAATAAAATTGCCAAGAAATTAATATCTACAGGCATTGTCGATACATAATAAGTTTCAGGATCTAGACTTATTAACTTCGTATATTTTTGAATTAAAAGCATACTAAGTCCGATGAGATTTCCCCAGAACAATCCTTTTAAAATTAAGTAAGAAGCATTGTATAAAAATATTTTTCGGATACTCCAATTTACACTTCCCAATGCTTTTAAAATTCCAACCATTTGTACACGTTCTAGAATAAGAACCAACAATGCTGTTACCATGTTTATTCCAGCAACCAACACCATGATTCCAATAATAAACCATACGTTATTATCTAATAGTTTTAACCACTCAAAAATAGCAGGATAATTATTTACAATGGTAATACTATTTAAGGTTGCTCCAATACTTGTATACACTTCATCTCCTTTTTCTTTAAGCATATCATAATCATCAATCAACACTTCAAAGCCTCCTATTTCATTGTCTTTCCAACGATTAATTTTTTGAACCTCTCTTAAGTCTCCCAACAACATAATCTTATCAAACTGTTCAAAACCTGTATTGTATATTCCCACAATAATTGGCTTTCTTGATTTAAATTTCAAACTACTGTTTTCTGCTCCAAACCATGTTTGAATGGTATCGTTTAGTTTAAAATGCAATCGGTTTGCAATAGATTGAGAAATTAGAATTTCTCGGTTTCTATCTTGGGTAAAATCTGGTAAACGACCCTCAACTAAACACTCATTAAAAAAAGTAAAATCGTAATCAGCCGAAACTCCTTTAAAAATAATTCCTTCAAAATCAGTAGGAGTTCTAATTATCCCTCCAACATTAGCAAAAGGTTGTACTTTTTTTATGCCGTCAATGTTTTTAAACTCTGGATAAAACTCTTGGTTAATATCAATCGGTACTGTTGAAACATCTGAATTGTTATTATCGTAATTTACAATTTGAATATGCCCTTTAAAGCCTGTCATTTTATCGCGCACCTTATTCTGAAACCCAGAGGTAATCGACACTGCAATTAACATAATAGCTACACCAAGAGCAATTGCAATGGTTGCAATGGTAATAATTGGTGATGAAATACTGCTTTTATACTGTTTTCCAGCAATGATTCGTTTTGCTATAAATAATTCGAAGTTCAAATGTTTTCTTTTTTACAAACCAAAAGTAACTAATTCTTATGTAAAGAAAGAGAAGATTACCTAGGTTTTAATTCTTTAACTTTTATTATTCTTAAAAAATAGAAATCTGTACCTTTATGTTTTAATTTTTTATAGATGAAGCTTACTTTTAATTACGTTTTTTTACTTTTTTTAGTATTCAGTTTTCAATTTTCTTCTTGTGCACAACAACAAAAAAAATCAACTACTAAAGAAGTGCCAATACAAGAACAGCCAAAAACAATTAAAACGGGTGCTGATAGAACTACAGCTTACCTTCCTCTTTTAAAGAATAAAAATATTGCCATAGTTGCAAATCAAACTTCCGTATTGCAAGTGTTACAACGAGCTGAAGTTGCCCCCAACATTATGGGGTCTGAAATGGTACAACATCACTTAGTAGATTATTTACATAGTTACGATAGAATTAACGTTCAAAAAGTATTTGCTCCTGAGCATGGTTTTAGAGGAAAAGCTGATGCTGGTGAAGCCATAGCTGATGGAAAAGATGTAAAAACAGGGATTCCAATTATTTCGTTGTACGGAAAAAACAAGAAACCTTCGCCTGAACAATTAAACGGAATTGATGTTGTTATTTTTGATATTCAAGATGTAGGCGCACGTTTTTACACCTATATCTCTACGTTACATTATGTGATGGAAGCTTGTGCCGAGGCAAATATTCCTGTAATTTTATTAGATAGACCAAACCCAAACGGACATTATATTGACGGACCTATTTTAGAACCTGAACACAAAAGTTTTGTAGGCATGCACCCTGTTCCTGTAGTTTACGGAATGACAATTGGTGAATACGGTAAAATGATTAATGGTGAAAAGTGGTTAGCAAATGGTATTCAGTGTAACTTAACCGTAATTCCGCTAGAAAATTACACACATCAATCAACATATAGTTTACCGATAAAACCATCGCCTAATTTACCGAACGATGTTTCAATAAACTTATACCCTAGTTTATGTTTTTTTGAAGGAACCAATGTGTCTGCTGGAAGAGGAACAGATAAACAATTTCAAATTTATGGTTCACCACATTTAGAAAAAACTGATTTTAGTTTTACACCACAACCCAATGAAGGTGCAAAACATCCAAAACATAAAGAAAAAATGTGTTTTGGGGAAGATTTAAGCACTTCTGAACGTTTAGTTAACCTAAATCTTAGTTGGTTAGTGAAAGCCTATAAGCAGTCTCCTAAAAAAGATTTTTTCAATGCTTTTTTTACCAAACTAGCAGGAACTAAAAAACTACAAGGACAAATTGAACAAGGACTTTCTGAAGAAGAAATCAAAGCAAGTTGGCAAGAAGGTCTAAATGACTTTAAAAAGGTACGTGAACAGTATTTGTTGTATGAATAGTTCTTTTTTAATACTTTTGATTATTAAAAATTTTGACTATGAAAAAGTATCTTATTTTACTTATACTGATTATCGTATCTCCATCTTTAGCTCAAACAAAAGAAGCTGTAACCTCTAGTGGTGAAATTTTTATACTACACTCAGACGGAACTTGGTCAAAAAAAATAACAGATGAAAAAAAATTAAATTTAAAAAACTTTAATGAACCCTATTATTTAAATCGAGATGATTTAGTAAGCTTAGAAAAAGTTAAAGCAAAATACGAAGCAAAAGTCAAGGCTCTAGGTTATGGAGGTGTTAAAACTCAATTAATAGCATTTAAAGCTAAATCTAATGTTAGATTTAATAATCAATCAATACCAAAAATTGTATTTAAATATGAAGGACTTTTAAATCCTGAAGATTTATTCACCGTTATAAAGGCTAATGAAAAAAGAAAAAAAAGACAATTTATTCAAAGTAGTATAGCATTGGGAGGAAATGCAAGAGATACTTCTGAAAATGAAGTAACTTTCAAGCTTAAAAAGATTGAAAAAAACACCTACGAAATAATTTTTGATGACATACTTAAAAAAGGAGAATATGCTATCATTCCTGCGCTAAACAGTGGACAAACTGCCATGGGGTATAGCTACACTATTAAAATTTATTGCTTTGGTATAGATTAACTAAAAAACATCAATCTTTCATCCAGTTATCAGAATAAATATTAAATCATTTCTCCTCACACATCGATTGTCTATAGTTAATTCTCCAGTTTGCTAAATTGTCAATTATAGGAAAACTCTCTTCCTAAAGACTAAACAACAAGTTAAGGGTTTCATGAAAATCCTTATCTTTTCATACAGTTATTAGAATAAATTTTTAACAAAGTCAATTTACATACAGTAAACTCTAAAGTAAAAAAACTTCTTATCTTTATAATCTCAAATAAAACTATTGTAAATTGCTGCACTTTGAAAAAATTTTACTTCACTATATTTCTCTTAATTAGCAGCTTTTCGTTTGCTCAATTTCCTTTTGAAAAACTTCCTTCTACAGAATATAAAGAATATAAGAACTGGAAGCTTTACGATTGGTTAGACACAAAAAATACGATACATCACACACTTACTATTGACTCTTTTTTTGATAATAAAAAGAGCTTAACAGTTCAATTAACCTCTTTACTTACTTATTTCGAAAACACTTCTACGATTCGCTTATTTCGTAATAAAAAAGAAATCTGCAAATTTCCAGAAAGCATGTTATTTTCAACAATAAATACAGGTCACGATCCTATTTACGTTGGAGATATAAATGGTGATGGTCTGGAAGACATAAAAATGATAATTCCGTATATGGGTAATGGTATTTCAGCAATGAATGTTAGAGTAATATACTTATTTCAAACACAAGACTCTACCTTCCATAAGATTTCTTTTACTGATAAAATGGATACTATTCGACCAGAATACGATTTTGATGGAGACGGAAACCATGAAATTATTACAATGACCTTAACAAATTATAGCAATCATAATTATTGGACATTTAATATTTTCGAATACAAAGAAGGTGAATTAAAAAACGTTAATAATAAAGCTAATTATCCTATTATGGTACAATTTCTTAACAAAAAGAACTATACAATTACCAATAAAATTAAAAGAGAAGAAATGAAAAAATTCTCTTTTAATCTTCCTAAGGACTACAAGAGCAAGTAAGAACTACCTATAAAAACCCCTGCTCTTTCATCCACTTATTAGAATAAATCTTATTCATATAACGAGAACCATGGTCTGGTAAAATTACGACTACTACACTATTTTCATCAAAAAAACCGTTATCTGCGTATTGTTGTGTAGCTTGTAAGGCTGCTCCTGAAGTATATCCCGCAAAAATACCTTCTGCTTTCACTAATTCTCTGGCTTTTAAAGCCGCTTCTTTATCTGATACTTTTTCGTACACATCTACTACATCAAAATCAGTAGAAGTTGGAATTAAGTTTTTACCTAAACCTTCTATTTTATAGGGACTAATTTCATTTGAATCAAACTCACCTGTTTCATGATACTTTTTAATCACTGAGCCCATCGCATCGACTCCTAAAATTTGAATATCAGGATTTTGTTCTTTTAAATAACGTGCTGTTCCAGAAATCGTTCCTCCTGTCCCGCTTGCTGCAACTACGTGAGTTACTTTTCCGTCGGTTTGTTCCCAAATTTCTGGTCCCGTACTCTTATAATGTGCTTCAATATTTAGTTCATTAAAATACTGATTGATATAAATAGACCCTGGATTTTCTCTATGCAATCTTTTAGCTACTTCGTAATACGAACGAGGATCGTCAGGAGTAACATTTGCAGGACAAACATGTACTTCTGCTCCCATAGACTTTAACATGTCTATTTTGTCTTGAGAAGACTTATCACTCACTGCCAAAATACATCGATATCCTTTTACAATACTAATCATTGCCAATGAAAACCCTGTGTTACCAGATGTTGTTTCAACAATAATATCTCCTTCTTTTACGATTCCTTTTTGTTCTGCTGTTTCTATGATATGCAATGCAATTCTATCTTTAGCAGAGTGACCTGGGTTAAAAGCTTCAACTTTTGCATAATACGTACCCGGTAAGTCTTGGGTAATTCGATGCAGTTGAATCATGGGGGTTTGACCTACTAAATCTATTATTGAATTGGTAATACCTTGATGTCTTTTCATTATGTTTTATAAATAAGAAAAAGTGTCATTACGAAAATTAGACACGAAAAATCTGTTGAGATTGTTCGTTGCTTTCGCAATGACACTTACACTCAATCGAGCGCAAAAATATAATTATTTTTTTAACTTACCTTCTAACATTAAAAAGAACGTATATTCTTCTGCTGTTTCTTTTAAAGCATCGAACCTTCCTGAGGCTCCTCCATGACCTGCTTCCATATTAGTATGTAAGAATAACATGTTGTTATCTGTTTTTAATTCACGTAGTTTCGCTACCCATTTTGCTGGCTCCCAATACTGCACTTGGCTATCATGTAAACCTGTAGTTACTAACATATTTGGATATGCTTTTGCTTCAACTTGATCGTATGGAGAATACGACTTAATATAATCGTAATATTCTTTATTATTCGGGTTCCCCCATTCGTCATATTCACCTGTAGTTAATGGAATACTATCATCTAGCATGGTAGAAATTACATCAACAAAAGGCACCGCAGCTATGATTCCGTTATATAGCTCAGGATTCATATTTACAATAGCCCCCATTAATAAACCTCCTGCAGAACCTCCCATAGCATATAAATGCTCTGGAGATGTATAACCGTTATCAATTAAATATTTAGAACAATCAATAAAATCGGTAAATGTATTTTTCTTGTTCAACATTTTACCATCTTCATACCACTCACGTCCTAAATACTGACTTCCTCTAATATGCGCTAAAGCATATACAAATCCACGATCTAATAAACTTAAACGTGTTGTTGAAAACCCATCATTAATTGTATATCCGTAAGAACCGTACGCATATTGTAAGATTGGTGTATTTTTATCAAGCTTCGTATCTTTATGGTGTACAATTGATAACGCTACTTTTTTACCATCTCGTGCAGGTACCCATATACGCTTGCTTACATAATTATTTTTATCAAACTTTCCTCCTAAAACTTCTTGCTCCTTTTTAACTTCTTTTGACCTGTCTTTCATATTGAAATCAATCACAGAGCTTGGAGTTGTCATTGAATTATATGAGTAACGAATTACCTCTGTATCGAATTCAGGGTTACCATATACTCCTGCTGAATAGGTTTCTTCTTCAAAAGGTAAGTAGTAGTCTTCAGTTCCATCCCATCGTTTAATACGGATTTTATTCAATCCTTCGTTTCTTTCTTCTAAAACTAAATAGTCTTTAAAAATTGAAAAATCTTCAAATAAGGTATCTTCTCTATGTGGAATTACATCTACCCAGTTTTCTTTCCCAGGCTTATCTACAGGAGTTTTCATCAACTTAAAATTGGTTGCTCCGTCCTTATTGGTTTTAATATAAAAATGATCTCCGTAGTGTGCTACTTCATATTCTAAATCACGCTCACGTGGTTGAATTATTTGTAATTCTCCATCAGGATTATTAGCATCTAATACATGATATTCTGTTGAAACAGTACTATACGAACCTATTATGATATAATCTTTAGATTTTGATTTGGTAACAAAAGCTCCGAACGTATCGTCTTTTTCTTCATACACTAATTCATCTAAAGATGCATCAGAACCCAATGTGTGTTTGTAAATCTTTGAAGAACGTAACGTTACAGGATCTTTTTTAGCATAAAACAACGTTTTATTATCATTAGCCCATACAGAACCTCCAGTGGTATTTTCAATAATATCTTTATAGATTTTACCAGTTTCTAAGTTTTTAATTCTAATAAAATATTGACGACGACTAACTGTGTCTGTAGCAAAAGCTGTCATTTTATTATCTGGCGACACATTTAACCCTCCTAGCTGGAAATAATCATATCCTTTTGCTTCATTATTCACATTGAACATGATTTCCTCTTCTGCTTCTAAAGTTTCTTTTTTACGGCTATAAATAGGATATTGCTGTCCTTTTTCATAACGAGTTATGTAAAAGTATCCATCTTTTTTGTATGGTACTGACTCATCATCTTCTTTTATGCGCCCTTTCATTTCTTGAAATAACTCTTCTTGAAACTCTTTAGTTTCTTTTGTCATTTCTTCATAATAAGCGTTCTCTGCATTTAAGTAATCGTATACTTTTTGAGTTTGTTCGTCTTTAACTTCTGCATTTTTTTGAGCATCAGTTAAACGCATCCAAAAATAATCATCAGTACGTATATCTCCGTGTTTCTCTAACTTAGTTGGTTGCTTTTCAGCAACTGGGGCTTTGATATCTTTATTCATTTCTTGTTTTTTGCAAGAACCAAAAATAAGACTAAAAAACAAAGCCGGTAGCATTATTTTTTTCATTTTTTAAGTTGGTTTATATTTCTTGTGAAAATACTATTTTTGTTGGAAAATAAATCATAAAAACTGTACAATATGTTCGGAGATATTTCTGGAATGATGGGTAAACTAAAAGAAGCCC
Encoded proteins:
- a CDS encoding ABC transporter permease, yielding MNFELFIAKRIIAGKQYKSSISSPIITIATIAIALGVAIMLIAVSITSGFQNKVRDKMTGFKGHIQIVNYDNNNSDVSTVPIDINQEFYPEFKNIDGIKKVQPFANVGGIIRTPTDFEGIIFKGVSADYDFTFFNECLVEGRLPDFTQDRNREILISQSIANRLHFKLNDTIQTWFGAENSSLKFKSRKPIIVGIYNTGFEQFDKIMLLGDLREVQKINRWKDNEIGGFEVLIDDYDMLKEKGDEVYTSIGATLNSITIVNNYPAIFEWLKLLDNNVWFIIGIMVLVAGINMVTALLVLILERVQMVGILKALGSVNWSIRKIFLYNASYLILKGLFWGNLIGLSMLLIQKYTKLISLDPETYYVSTMPVDINFLAILLLNIGTLILCFLMLIVPSYIITKIRPSKSIRFA
- a CDS encoding membrane or secreted protein, which codes for MKLIFVTIGLLALAFAGIAIKIWAKKDGEFAGTCASQNPMLNESGEACGFCGKTPDQFDTCSEPQHNY
- a CDS encoding RNA polymerase sigma factor, translating into MDINQEKVFHHIQQAKKGNQISFNYLLDTFWGSVYAFQLKKTKNDNDAEDITIQTFSKAFDRIETFDENYQFKTWLITISKNVYIDSLRKKKSTIYTQTTEEQEKEVYAVVDDAPSPEDKIITEQNLAKLLKDIKKLKPKYQDVINLRYFQELSYKEISEQIGEPINNVKVKLLRAKKLLAEIIKKS
- a CDS encoding Nramp family divalent metal transporter, whose product is MKKSLLNLLGPGLLFAGAAIGVSHLVQSTRAGADFGFGLLWALLLVHIIKYPFFQFGPRYATATGETLLDGYKKLGKGVLISYFILNIATMFTIQAAVTIVTASLASNIFGISLDLVAWSVLIMFISIVLLGIGKYKFLDNLMKYIIAILTISTIIAVNIALFKTDKGFSFQQIIPSGTAQVTFLIAFLGWMPAPLDISIWHSLWSVEKDKTTFVKIKPKQAIFDFNVGYIGALFLGVCFVMLGALVMHQSGESFSSKGTIFASQLINLYTKNLGEFSSVFIGIAAFTTMFSTTITTLDASPRAMEKSSFLLFPRTTRTIKLGYWFWLLLLTLGTSVILYCFLSDMVFLVRIATVLSFLTAPFYAILNYILITGKHTPKKYRPNIGLRILSLIGIVFLFGFSIWFLLSL
- the murB gene encoding UDP-N-acetylmuramate dehydrogenase, whose amino-acid sequence is MNIQENISLKEYNTFGIDVNAKRFVSITSVYQLQQLLKEEKNLFLISGGSNMLLTKDIENLVVHIDIKGISIDRENNNDIYITVNAGENWHEFVLWCVSQNYGGLENLSLIPGNVGTCPIQNIGAYGVEVKDTITKVEAVEIKTGKLVSFSAEECQFGYRNSIFKNEAKGKYVLTSVSFQLTKNNHKLNTSYGAIESELASKDITNPTIKDISDAVIAIRQSKLPDPKEIGNSGSFFKNPVISREHFEKLQKKYPNTPSYVISDTEIKVPAGWLIEQSGFKGKRFGDYGVHEKQALVLVNYGNAKGNEIYELAQNIQHTIKEKFNINLEIEVNIIL
- a CDS encoding pyridoxal-phosphate dependent enzyme, which translates into the protein MKYAKNILETIGNTPLVQLNSVTKEVDALVLAKVETFNPGNSVKDRMALKMIEDAEADGRLKPGGTIIEGTSGNTGMGLALAAIVKGYKCIFVISDKQSKEKMDILRAVGAEVVVCPTNVEPDDPRSYYSVSKRLGEETPNSWYVNQYDNPSNAQAHYEQTGPEIWEQTDGKITHFVVGVGTGGTVSGTAKFLKEKNPNIKIWGVDTYGSVFKKYHETGIFDENEIYPYITEGIGEDILPKNVDFSLIDGFTKVTDKDAAIYTRKIAKEEGIFVGNSAGSAIKGLLQLKDEFKPDDVVVVLFHDHGSRYVGKMFNDDWMRDRGFLDEEITTAEDLIKDHIDKPLVTVQTEELVSHAIERMRAFKISQIPVRDVNGFVGSVDESALLYSYLEDKNIAEKPIKDVMGRTYPTVKKSASIDEVSKLINKENQAVLVDLENGKHHIITKYDIIRAI
- the lipA gene encoding lipoyl synthase; its protein translation is MANETVATPERTKKPKWLRVKLPVGKKYTELRGLVDKYKLNTICTSGSCPNMGECWGEGTATFMILGNICTRSCGFCGVKTGRPDTVEWDEPEKVARSIKLMNIKHAVITSVDRDDLKDGGSIIWSETVQAIRRANPNTTLETLIPDFQGNEKLIDRIIEVAPEVVSHNMETVRRLTREVRIQAKYDRSLGVLKYLKENGMRTKSGIMLGLGETEDEVIQTMKDLRNVGLDVITIGQYLQPSKKHLPVKEFITPEQFKKYETLGLEMGFMYVESGALVRSSYKAHKHAS